GGGCGCGGTGCGCCTCCACGTCTGGGACGTCTCGCAGCTGACCGGCACGCTGCCCGGCCTGTACCCGCTGACCCGCGCCGGGCTGCTCACCGCGCACGACCCGACGCGGCTGGACGAGATGCTGGACGCGCTGTCGGACCACATCCGGCGGATCCACACCAGCGCGCTGCTCGGCGGGCACACCTCGCTGCGGGCCTTGGCCGATGAGAAGGGCCACCGCTCCGAGCCCTGGCGCATCGGCGTGCTGTTCGGCAACGGCGAGCCGCTGCGCGAGGAACAGCAGCAGCAGTTGCAGCGGATCGCCCGAAGCGGGCCCGCCTGCGGCATCCAGCTGATCGTCGTGGACATGTCCCTGTCGGTGAGCAGCGCGATCGAATCGGTCCGCCTGATCGGCGAGGACCGCGCGCGCACCAGCACCACCGGCCCGGAAGCCGTGGTGACGCTGGACGAATCGCCCTCGCGCAACGAGGTCACCAAGGCCTGCACGACGATCGGCGAGGCGTTCCTGGCCCGCCGCGCGCGGGTCCGCACCTTCGAGGACCTGGTGCCCGAGCAGTACTGGGCGCACAGCTCGAAGACCGGGCTGCAGGCGCCGGTCGGGTTCAACGAGGGCGAGCCGGTGTGGATCACGCTCGGCGACAGCAGCCCGCACACCCTGATCGGCGGGCCGAGCGGTTCGGGCAAGACCAACTTCCTGTTCGGCATGCTCGGCGGGCTCGCCGCCCGGTACTCGCCCGACGAGCTGGAGCTGTACCTGCTGGACTTCAAGGAGGGCGTGTCCTTCGCCCAGTTCACCCCGGGCAAGCGGGATCCGAGCTGGCTGCCGCACGCGCAGCTGGTCGGGGTGAACGTCAACACCGACCGCGAGTTCGGCCTGGCGCTGCTGCGGTTCCTGGCCGACGAGATGCGGCGGCGCGCGGCGGCGGCCAAGGAGCACGAGGTCACCAAGCTCGAAGAGCTGCGCACCGAGGACCCCGGCGGCCGGTGGCCGCGGATCGTCGCGGTGATCGACGAGTTCCAGTACCTGTTCGCCGACCGCGACAACGTCACCGCGCAGGCCACCGCGCTGCTGGAGGACGTGGCGCGGCGCGGCCGCTCGCAGGGCATCCACCTCGTGCTGGCCAGCCAGGACGTGTCCGGCATCGAGGCGTTCTGGGGCAAGCCGGCGATCTTCGAGCAGTTCATCCTGCGGATCGCGCTGCCCAAGGCGCGCCGGGTGCTGGGCGAGCAGAACCCGGCCGCGATGGAGCTGCCGCGCTGGCACGCGGTGGTCAACCACGAGTCCGGCGTCAAGCACGGCAACGAGATCGCCCGCGTCCCGGACGCCACCGCGCGCAACACCTTCGACGCGCTGCAGCTGGAGCTGTGGAAGCAGCTGGACGGATCCGCCGCGCCACCGCGCCTGTTCGACGGCTCTAACCTGCCCGTGCTGTCCACTTTGGACGACTACCGGCGGCTCTCCGCGCCGGTGTCCACGCCGAAGGCGCTGCTCGGGCAGATCATCGACGTGGACGGAACCGCCGCCGCGGTGCGCCTGACCCGGTCGCCGGGCCGCAACATCGCGGTGATCGGCTCGGTCCGGGTGGACGCGGTGAGCGTGCTGGGCGCGGCGACGCTCTCCCTGGCGCGCCAGCACGTTCCGGGCGGGATCAAGTTCACCGTGGCCAGCCTGCTCGACGACGTCGACGACGACGCGCAGCACGTCTTCGAGCAGCTGCGCGCGAGCGGTCACGAGGTGAACCTGGTCGGCCTGGACGACATCGAGTCGACGCTGACCGAGGTGGCGGGCTCGATCGACGGCCGGTCCGGCGCGGACGTGCCGCACTGCGTGGTGCTCTACGCCGCCGACGCGGCGCAGACGACCCTGGAGCGCAAGGACCCGACCACCCGCGTCAGCGGCGTCGACCAGCTGCGGAAGATCCTCAAGCAGGGCCCGGAATCGCGGGTGCACGTGATCGGCTGGTGGCGCAGCGTGCAGCGGGTGAAGAACACCCTCGGCATGGGGCCGGTGGACGACATCGGCGCGTGGGTCGCCTTCGACGTGCACGGCCAGGAGCTGGCCACCTTCGCGGCCGGGCAGATCGTCAGCTGGTCGCCGCGCGCGCGGCGCGGCCTGTTCTTCGACCGCGCCGTGCACTCCCGGCCCGAGGTGATCCTGCCGTTCGACCTCGGCGAACCGGAGGTGCCGCGGCAGCGGGCCACCGAGGAGACCGAGGTGTTGGAGGAAGCTGGTGACTGAGCGGGTTCCGGCGTCGATCCGGTACAAGGAGCTGACCGCGCTGGCGACCACCGCCGCGCAGCAGCTGCGCAAGCGCGAGCGAGCGCGGGTGGCCGAGCTCAGCGACGAGGTCGCCGCAGGCCAGCAGCGCAAGGACGCGGCCGCCGAGGAACGCGACAAGGTCATCAAGGACGTGGAGTCGCGGTGGGAGGCCGCGATCCGGGCGCTGTGGCACGAGAAGTGGATGAAGGGCTCGGTCTTCCCGGAGCCCGACCGCTCGGCACCGCGCGCGAAGCCGGAGAAGTCCGTCCGCGCCGTCCAGGCCGCGTACCTGGAGTTCAACGACGCCCTGGAACGACTCCGCTTCGGCTCCGGCTTCCTCCGCCGCAAGAAGTCCTCGTGATCAGCCGGTGGGCGCGCCGAACCACCTGCGCAGCCGGTCCTCCAGGCCCGACTGGTCCTTGCCGGCCCACGCGACGTAGCCGTCCGGGCGCAGCAGCACCGCGGGAACGTCCAGTTCCTCGCTGACGTCCACGACGTGGTCGACGCGATCCGCCCAGCCGCCCGCCGAGAGCTGCCCGGTCTGGTCGAGCAGGAGCCCGCGGCCGCCGTGCATCAGCTCGTACAGGCGCCCGCGCTTCAGGCCCACGTCGCGCAGTCGGCGACCTAGGAGTTCGTGGCCCTCGCCGAAGTCGTAGCGAACGCCGATCGCGGTGACCTTCTCGATCAAGTAGCGGTTGACCTCCTCGAAGTCCATCAGCTCAGATAGCAGGCTGCGCACCGCCTGCGGGCCCGGTTCCAGGGACATCAGCGCCATCTGCGCGCGGGTGTTGGTCAGCACGTCGGCGGCCACCGGGTGCCGTTCGGCCTGGTAGCTGTCCAGCAGCCCGGCGGGTGCCCAGCCGTTGAGCTCGGCGGCCAGCTTCCAGCCCAGGTTGGCCGCGTCCTGCACGCCGAGGTTGAGCCCCTGCCCGCCGGTCGGCGGGTGGATGTGCGCGGCATCGCCCGCCAGGAACGCGCGACCGGCCCGGTAGCGCTCGGCCTGGCGCGTCGCGTCGCCGAAGCGGGAGAGCCAGCGCGGCGAGTGCACCCCGAAGTCGGTGCCCGCGAACGCCACCAGCTGCGCCTTGAGCTCGTCGAGGGTGGGTGGCACCGCGCGGTCCTCGGCCAGGCCCGCGGCGGGTGCGATCACGCGGTACGCGCCGTCCGCGAGCGGCACCACGCCGAACCGCTTCTGGGTCTCGCGGACCTCCGCGACCTTGGCCATCAGCTCATCGCGCGGCATGGCCAGCTCGACCTCGCCCAGCAGCGTCTCCACCCTGCTGGGCTCGCCGGGGAAGCCGATGCCGAGCATCTTGCGCACCGCGCTGCGGCCGCCGTCGCAGCCGACGAGGTAGCGCGAGCGCAGCTGCGTGCCATCGGCCAGTTCGGCGGTGACGCCGTCCTCGTCCTGGCTCAGCCCGGTCACCTCGCAGCCGCGCCGGATCTCGGCGCCGAGCTCGACGGCGCGCTCGGCCAGCAGGCGATCGACGACCGGCTGCGGGATGCCGAGGACGTAGCCGTGCGCGGTGTCCATCCGCTCGGGCCACGGCTTGTCGATGCCCGCGAAGAAGCCGCCCGTCTCGTGCCGCGTGCCCAGCGCGAGGAAGCGCTCCAGCAGCCCGCGCTGGTCCATCAGCTCGATGCTGCGCACGTGCAGGCCGCCCGCGCGGACGACCTCGGTCGGCTCCGCGTCCCGCTCCAGCACGACCACGCGCGCGCCGTGCAGCCGCAGTTCGGCGGCCAGCATCAAACCGGTCGGCCCGGCACCGACCACGATCACGTCCATCATCACAACGCCCGTCCGACGAGGGTGGGTCCGGCCAGCGGGCACCGGTCGGCGAATGCGCTCGCCGACTCCGATTTCCGCTGGTCGAAGGCTTCGGGCGAGGATTCTGCGGCACGACCCGGGTCTTGCCGCAAGCCCCCGTGTGCGCTATACCTTGGAACAGGCGGGGAAACGCGGTTCCCCGCCTTCGCCCTTTCCGGTCAGCTGTCCATGAGGGATTCGGCAATGGCCCTGGCCCGGTGGGCCGGTTCCGCGGTCCGCTCGCGGAGGGCCGTGACGTTGGCGCCGTCGACCAGCAGCATGAACTGCTCCGCGAGTTCGCGGTGGCGGGCCTGCCCGGCCGCCGCCAGCAGTTCGTCCAGGTAGTCGATGACCTTTTCCTTGTGCTCGGCCGCGACCCGGTGCGCCGCACTGTCCACATCGGCCATCTCGACCATCGTGTTGATCGAGGCGCAACCGCGGAAGTCCTCGGCCTCGAACCGGTCGGCGAGCGCGTCGAAGACCGCCAGCGGCCCGCCGCCGCGCGCTTCGACCGCCTCCGCCAGCCAGCTCCGGAAGCGTTCGTCGTAGCCGCGCAGCATGGTCACCACCAGGTCGTCCTTGCTGGTGAAGTGCCGGTAGAACGAGGCTCGGCCGACGCCGGAGACGGCGACCAGCCGCTCCACGCCGACCGCTCTGATGCCCTCGGTGTAGAAGAGCTGCTCCGCGGCCTCGACGAGGCGTTCCCGGGCTCGTGTGGCCATGCCGCCACGGTATCCCACCTTGCGCGAAAACGGAAACGATCGGTACCGTCCTCGAACATGGAAACGATCGGTACCGTTTTGGGGAGTCGCGTTGACCACGACCGCTGAACCCGCCACCCGCATCCCGCTCCGGGTGGCGGTGCTGGCGCTGGGCACCTTCGCGGTGGGCACCGATGCCTTCGCCGTCGCCGGAGTGCTGCCCGAGATCGCGGCCGACCTGGACGTCGGGATCGCCCAGGCCGGTCAGCTGGTGACCGTCTTCGCCATCGCCTACGCCGTGCTCTCACCGGTCCTCGCGACGCTCACCGGCACCTGGCCGCGGCGCGCGGTGCTGCTCACGGCGCTCGCCGTCTTCGCGCTCGGCAACGTCGCGACCGCGCTGGCTCCGAGCTACGCCACCGTGCTGGCGACGCGGGTGCTCGCCGCTGCCGGCGCGTCGATGTTCACCCCGATCGCCGGGGCGGCCGCCGCCTCGCTCGCCCCGGAAACCCAGCGGGCGCGGGCGATTTCGCTGGTCGTCCTGGGTCTGACCGTCTCGACGGCGCTCGGCGTCCCGCTGGGCACGCTGCTCGGTTCGGTCACGAGCTGGCGCGGCACGATGTGGCTCGTGGCCGCGCTCGGCGCCACCGCCGCGATCGGGGTGGCCGCACTGCTCCCGACCATCCCGGCACCACCCGCGGCAAGCCTGCGCGAACGCCTCGCACCGCTGCGCGACGGGAAGATCACGATGGTCCTGCTGACCACGGTCGCGTTCTTCATCGGCATCTACACCGTGAACACCTACATCAGCGTGATCGTCGAACCCGCCACCGGGAACAACAGCGCACTGCTCGCGATGCTGCTGTTCCTGTCCGGTGCCGCGGGCACTGCGGGCAACCTGATCAGCGGCGGTTGGACCGACAGGTTCGGCGCGCGCCGGGTGATCGCGGTCGCGATGGCGATCGCCTTCATCAACTGCCTGCTGCTGCCCATCACCGCGGAGACGCTGGTCAGCGCCGTACCGGCCGTGCTGGTCTTCGGCCTGACCGCGTGGAGCGTGACGGTGCCGCAGCAGCACCGGCTGATCGAAGCCGCACCCTCGGCGACCTCGCTGGTCATCTCCCTCAACGCCTCCGGCGGCTACCTGGGCTCCTCGCTGGCCGGGCTGATCGGCGCCGCCGCGCTGGAGTTCTCCCCCGTCTCGCTGCCGCTGGTGGCGGCGGTGTTCATCGTCATCGGCCTGGCCGCGTCGGAACTGGCGCAGCGGATCGGAGCGCGCTCATGACGTCCGCAGTGGAAACCGCCCCGCACCGGTGGGCGGTGCCGGTGCTCGGATTCGGCACCTTCGCCGTGGGCACGTGCGAATTCGTGCTGGCCGGGCTGCTCCCGCAGCTCAGCAGCACCCTGCGCGTGTCGATCGGCACCGCCGGGCAGGTGGTCACCGCGTTCGCGCTCACCTGCGCCCTGCTCGCACCGGTGCTCGCCACGGCGACCGCGAGCTGGCAGCGGCGCCGGGTGCTCCTGCTCGCGACCGGCGTGTACCTCGTCGGCAACATCGCCACCGCGCTCGCCCCGTCGTTCCCGCTGGTGATCGCCGCGCAGATCGTCGCCGCCGCGGGCGCGGGCCTGTTCGTGCCGACCGCCGCCGTCACCGCATCCGCGCTGGTACCGGCGGACCGGCGCGGGCGCGCTATCGCCGTCGTGACAACGGGTTTCACCGCTGCCACCGCGATGGGCGCACCGCTGGGCACCGCGCTGGGGGCGTTCTTCGGCTGGCGGGTCACGATGTGGTTCGTCGCCGGGCTGGCGGTGCTGGGCCTGCTCGGGCTGGTGCGGCTGGTGCCCGCCGACGTCGCGACCCCGGCCGCGGAAGGCCTGCGCGAGCGGCTGGCCCCGCTGTC
This portion of the Saccharopolyspora antimicrobica genome encodes:
- a CDS encoding FtsK/SpoIIIE domain-containing protein gives rise to the protein MGKRNDRRDRVTDAFQRLRSSIATALGAAENEYARVLAECAQQEFALRIAQTGIAAAERDPQEIGDPGDVAFQAAMREALADRAEVYAEWTADGPGRLAQLVAEAAPGSAGLPWQEWLGQVGTRESSAPPPELWRIGTAIVPDSPDPQPFPAAVPLLDEAHLRITSDGNPESAEALVQDLLLRLLSHFQPGAVRLHVWDVSQLTGTLPGLYPLTRAGLLTAHDPTRLDEMLDALSDHIRRIHTSALLGGHTSLRALADEKGHRSEPWRIGVLFGNGEPLREEQQQQLQRIARSGPACGIQLIVVDMSLSVSSAIESVRLIGEDRARTSTTGPEAVVTLDESPSRNEVTKACTTIGEAFLARRARVRTFEDLVPEQYWAHSSKTGLQAPVGFNEGEPVWITLGDSSPHTLIGGPSGSGKTNFLFGMLGGLAARYSPDELELYLLDFKEGVSFAQFTPGKRDPSWLPHAQLVGVNVNTDREFGLALLRFLADEMRRRAAAAKEHEVTKLEELRTEDPGGRWPRIVAVIDEFQYLFADRDNVTAQATALLEDVARRGRSQGIHLVLASQDVSGIEAFWGKPAIFEQFILRIALPKARRVLGEQNPAAMELPRWHAVVNHESGVKHGNEIARVPDATARNTFDALQLELWKQLDGSAAPPRLFDGSNLPVLSTLDDYRRLSAPVSTPKALLGQIIDVDGTAAAVRLTRSPGRNIAVIGSVRVDAVSVLGAATLSLARQHVPGGIKFTVASLLDDVDDDAQHVFEQLRASGHEVNLVGLDDIESTLTEVAGSIDGRSGADVPHCVVLYAADAAQTTLERKDPTTRVSGVDQLRKILKQGPESRVHVIGWWRSVQRVKNTLGMGPVDDIGAWVAFDVHGQELATFAAGQIVSWSPRARRGLFFDRAVHSRPEVILPFDLGEPEVPRQRATEETEVLEEAGD
- a CDS encoding MFS transporter, whose amino-acid sequence is MTTTAEPATRIPLRVAVLALGTFAVGTDAFAVAGVLPEIAADLDVGIAQAGQLVTVFAIAYAVLSPVLATLTGTWPRRAVLLTALAVFALGNVATALAPSYATVLATRVLAAAGASMFTPIAGAAAASLAPETQRARAISLVVLGLTVSTALGVPLGTLLGSVTSWRGTMWLVAALGATAAIGVAALLPTIPAPPAASLRERLAPLRDGKITMVLLTTVAFFIGIYTVNTYISVIVEPATGNNSALLAMLLFLSGAAGTAGNLISGGWTDRFGARRVIAVAMAIAFINCLLLPITAETLVSAVPAVLVFGLTAWSVTVPQQHRLIEAAPSATSLVISLNASGGYLGSSLAGLIGAAALEFSPVSLPLVAAVFIVIGLAASELAQRIGARS
- a CDS encoding TetR/AcrR family transcriptional regulator codes for the protein MATRARERLVEAAEQLFYTEGIRAVGVERLVAVSGVGRASFYRHFTSKDDLVVTMLRGYDERFRSWLAEAVEARGGGPLAVFDALADRFEAEDFRGCASINTMVEMADVDSAAHRVAAEHKEKVIDYLDELLAAAGQARHRELAEQFMLLVDGANVTALRERTAEPAHRARAIAESLMDS
- the rox gene encoding rifampin monooxygenase; the encoded protein is MMDVIVVGAGPTGLMLAAELRLHGARVVVLERDAEPTEVVRAGGLHVRSIELMDQRGLLERFLALGTRHETGGFFAGIDKPWPERMDTAHGYVLGIPQPVVDRLLAERAVELGAEIRRGCEVTGLSQDEDGVTAELADGTQLRSRYLVGCDGGRSAVRKMLGIGFPGEPSRVETLLGEVELAMPRDELMAKVAEVRETQKRFGVVPLADGAYRVIAPAAGLAEDRAVPPTLDELKAQLVAFAGTDFGVHSPRWLSRFGDATRQAERYRAGRAFLAGDAAHIHPPTGGQGLNLGVQDAANLGWKLAAELNGWAPAGLLDSYQAERHPVAADVLTNTRAQMALMSLEPGPQAVRSLLSELMDFEEVNRYLIEKVTAIGVRYDFGEGHELLGRRLRDVGLKRGRLYELMHGGRGLLLDQTGQLSAGGWADRVDHVVDVSEELDVPAVLLRPDGYVAWAGKDQSGLEDRLRRWFGAPTG
- a CDS encoding MFS transporter, giving the protein MTSAVETAPHRWAVPVLGFGTFAVGTCEFVLAGLLPQLSSTLRVSIGTAGQVVTAFALTCALLAPVLATATASWQRRRVLLLATGVYLVGNIATALAPSFPLVIAAQIVAAAGAGLFVPTAAVTASALVPADRRGRAIAVVTTGFTAATAMGAPLGTALGAFFGWRVTMWFVAGLAVLGLLGLVRLVPADVATPAAEGLRERLAPLSDRRVLVVLATTLIAFTAVYLPYTYIGAVFGPATGGSGVRLAVLMFLLGVIGTVGNYVAGMLADRFGSSRVVAFALVWLVVALLVLPLTTGGFGWATAEIAFYGIAAFAITTPQQHRLITLSPGSAPVLVSLNAAILYLAIALSGIIGAAGIAWAGPQLLGPIAAAFAAIALVLSTRSR